A DNA window from Halomicrobium mukohataei DSM 12286 contains the following coding sequences:
- a CDS encoding DUF7520 family protein has product MNETDSTTSGRRVVGWVFVAALALGVGFGAFVGLVISNDAAVPVGLFGVQFRPTPLNMASYGGGAVLALSGLFYVVMRYTRRYDDEIESV; this is encoded by the coding sequence ATGAACGAAACGGATTCGACCACGTCGGGGCGGCGCGTCGTCGGCTGGGTGTTCGTCGCGGCGCTGGCGCTCGGCGTGGGCTTCGGTGCCTTCGTCGGTCTCGTGATCAGCAACGACGCCGCCGTCCCGGTCGGTCTCTTCGGCGTCCAGTTTCGCCCTACGCCACTCAACATGGCCAGCTACGGCGGCGGTGCGGTACTCGCGCTGTCGGGACTCTTCTACGTCGTCATGCGCTACACCCGCCGGTACGACGACGAGATCGAGTCCGTCTGA
- a CDS encoding DUF5789 family protein — protein MRLFDSADEMFTAQSYPATTTDLIEAHGHLTLELPNGSETIADVLGRLTEETYDTENEARLAAYSAVSQKGIGRKGYSDRDPIAMGEDGPDQVSF, from the coding sequence ATGCGACTGTTCGACAGCGCAGACGAGATGTTCACGGCACAGAGCTACCCCGCGACGACGACCGATCTGATCGAGGCCCACGGCCACCTCACCCTGGAGTTGCCCAACGGCTCGGAGACGATTGCCGACGTTCTGGGCCGCCTGACCGAGGAGACCTACGACACCGAGAACGAGGCCAGACTGGCGGCCTACAGCGCCGTCAGTCAGAAGGGCATCGGTCGAAAGGGCTACTCCGACCGCGATCCGATCGCGATGGGCGAGGACGGCCCGGACCAGGTCTCCTTCTAG
- a CDS encoding DUF6757 family protein, with product MQCHYCESEADIAVEKDGISVGVCKTHFREQLEELEETEWLGDLDEELDIDRTE from the coding sequence ATGCAATGTCACTACTGCGAGAGTGAAGCGGACATCGCAGTCGAGAAAGACGGTATCTCTGTGGGGGTCTGCAAGACTCACTTCCGCGAGCAACTCGAAGAACTCGAAGAGACCGAGTGGCTCGGCGATCTCGACGAGGAGCTCGACATCGACCGAACGGAGTGA
- the ribB gene encoding 3,4-dihydroxy-2-butanone-4-phosphate synthase, translating to MSRSSEQAATGADDAIAAFGRGQPILIHDAADREGEVDLVYPAGAVTPDAVARLRNDAGGLVCVALSDSVAHSFDLPFMQESLDHPSAADHELGYDERSSFSLTVNHRDTHTGITDEDRSLTITELAGAASEPDGTTFAEQFRSPGHVTLLRGAPGLLSDRLGHTELGLAVAAAADQPPAVVVCEMLDDETGGALTPAAARAYAEREGLAYVEGSALVERLM from the coding sequence ATGTCTCGGAGCAGTGAGCAGGCAGCGACGGGTGCCGACGACGCCATCGCGGCCTTTGGCCGCGGCCAGCCGATCCTGATCCACGACGCGGCCGATCGCGAGGGCGAGGTCGATCTGGTGTATCCGGCCGGCGCAGTGACGCCCGACGCCGTCGCCCGACTGCGCAACGACGCCGGCGGACTGGTCTGTGTCGCGCTCTCGGATTCGGTGGCCCATTCGTTCGACCTGCCGTTCATGCAGGAGTCGCTCGATCACCCCAGTGCCGCCGATCACGAACTGGGGTACGACGAACGCTCGTCGTTCTCGCTGACGGTCAACCACCGCGACACCCACACCGGCATCACCGACGAGGACCGGTCGCTGACGATCACCGAACTCGCAGGGGCCGCGAGCGAGCCCGACGGAACGACCTTCGCCGAACAGTTCCGGTCGCCGGGCCACGTGACGCTGCTGCGCGGTGCGCCCGGACTGCTCTCGGACCGGCTGGGACACACCGAACTCGGGCTGGCCGTCGCCGCGGCGGCCGACCAGCCCCCGGCAGTCGTGGTCTGTGAGATGCTCGACGACGAGACCGGCGGCGCACTGACGCCGGCGGCGGCGCGAGCCTACGCCGAGCGCGAGGGGCTGGCCTACGTCGAGGGGAGCGCTCTCGTCGAACGGCTGATGTGA
- a CDS encoding branched-chain amino acid transaminase, with protein MSERPEMFEGVETIWQDGEFVDFEDAQVHVLTHALHYGTGVFEGVRCYDTDDGPAIFRWEEHLDRLYESAKVYDIEIPYTPEELTEATVELIRREGLESCYIRPIAFYGYGPLGLNPSESPVETAIGVWPWGAYLGEEALEEGIDTAISSWRKHASSQIPTSAKTTGAYVNSVLASLEAKGNDYGEAIVLNKEGNVAEGPGENIFLVRDGEIYTTGLAESILDGITRRSVITLAEDLGYTVHDDATISRGELYAADELFFTGTAAEVTPIRSVDDNEIGAGTKGPVTDEIQTRFFDILEEPPEQYDDWFKYV; from the coding sequence ATGAGCGAGCGCCCGGAGATGTTCGAAGGGGTCGAGACGATCTGGCAGGACGGCGAGTTCGTCGACTTCGAGGACGCACAGGTCCACGTCCTGACTCACGCGCTACACTACGGCACCGGCGTCTTCGAGGGCGTGCGCTGTTACGACACCGACGACGGCCCGGCGATCTTCCGCTGGGAGGAACACCTCGACCGACTGTACGAGTCGGCGAAGGTCTACGACATCGAGATTCCCTACACGCCGGAAGAACTCACCGAGGCGACCGTCGAGCTGATCCGTCGGGAGGGGCTGGAGTCGTGTTACATCCGCCCGATCGCCTTCTACGGCTACGGCCCGCTGGGGCTCAACCCGAGCGAGTCGCCAGTCGAGACCGCCATCGGCGTCTGGCCGTGGGGTGCCTACCTCGGCGAGGAAGCGCTCGAAGAGGGTATCGACACGGCGATCTCCTCGTGGCGCAAGCACGCCTCCAGCCAGATCCCGACCAGCGCGAAGACGACGGGAGCCTACGTCAACAGCGTCCTCGCCTCGCTGGAGGCAAAGGGCAACGACTACGGCGAGGCGATCGTCCTCAACAAGGAGGGCAACGTCGCCGAGGGGCCGGGCGAGAACATCTTCCTCGTCCGCGACGGCGAGATCTACACGACCGGGCTGGCCGAGTCGATCCTCGACGGCATCACCCGCCGCAGCGTCATTACCCTCGCCGAGGATCTGGGCTACACCGTCCACGACGACGCCACCATCTCGCGGGGCGAGCTGTACGCCGCCGACGAACTGTTCTTCACCGGCACCGCCGCCGAGGTGACGCCGATCCGCAGCGTCGACGACAACGAGATCGGTGCCGGAACGAAGGGGCCGGTCACCGACGAGATCCAGACGCGGTTTTTCGACATCCTCGAAGAGCCACCCGAGCAGTACGACGACTGGTTCAAGTACGTCTGA
- a CDS encoding cupin domain-containing protein, protein MERTSIDDVDARIGPAAVKRALGPALETTEVALNYYELAPGDSFGFGYHRHSDQEEVFYVFQGTATFETEDGPVAVGPDEVIRFAPGEWQLGRNAGDERVVALAVGAPEASGDTEMVRACPDCEERTEQTVDWADDGDALVTLCVDCGARTGRFEYSSH, encoded by the coding sequence ATGGAACGGACCAGCATCGACGACGTGGACGCGCGGATCGGTCCCGCGGCCGTCAAGCGAGCGCTCGGCCCGGCGCTGGAGACGACCGAGGTCGCTCTCAACTACTACGAACTCGCGCCCGGCGACAGCTTCGGCTTCGGCTATCACCGCCACAGCGATCAGGAAGAGGTCTTCTACGTCTTTCAGGGGACCGCCACCTTCGAGACCGAGGACGGGCCGGTAGCGGTCGGTCCCGACGAGGTGATCCGGTTCGCGCCGGGCGAGTGGCAGCTCGGTCGCAACGCGGGCGACGAGCGAGTCGTCGCACTGGCCGTCGGTGCTCCCGAAGCCAGCGGCGACACGGAGATGGTACGTGCGTGTCCCGACTGTGAGGAGCGAACCGAACAGACCGTCGACTGGGCCGACGACGGCGACGCTCTCGTGACGCTGTGTGTCGACTGCGGTGCCAGAACCGGGCGATTCGAATATAGTAGCCATTGA
- a CDS encoding alpha/beta fold hydrolase, whose protein sequence is MPTATADGVAVHYECDGDGETVAFVNDVGAGAWLWSWQHGVVAGPYESLVWDLRGTGRSDAPPGPYSVDRLAADLEAVFADAGVARVHLVGAGLGGMVALAYAHEYDRGASLTLFGTAASGDAVTDKLDDLRASLDDRAALETSLQTAFASDLTDHPTIREEMVEWRQADDADPAAWDAQAAAMRAFEAPPLYEITLPTLVLHGVDDEIVPASAGESLAADLPRGEYRAVEGGHWAFVEESAAVSDAVLGWLDEQTDDA, encoded by the coding sequence ATGCCGACCGCGACAGCCGACGGCGTCGCAGTACACTACGAGTGCGACGGAGACGGCGAGACAGTGGCGTTCGTCAACGACGTGGGGGCCGGCGCGTGGCTCTGGAGCTGGCAACACGGCGTCGTCGCCGGCCCATACGAGAGCCTCGTGTGGGACCTCCGCGGGACCGGGCGCTCGGACGCGCCGCCGGGGCCCTACAGTGTCGACCGACTCGCGGCCGATCTGGAGGCGGTGTTTGCCGATGCCGGCGTCGCGCGGGTCCACCTCGTCGGCGCGGGACTGGGCGGGATGGTCGCCCTGGCCTACGCCCACGAGTACGACCGTGGGGCGTCGCTGACGCTCTTCGGGACCGCCGCCAGCGGCGACGCGGTGACCGACAAGCTGGACGACCTCCGTGCCTCGCTGGACGACCGCGCGGCGCTCGAAACGTCGCTACAGACCGCGTTCGCATCGGATCTAACCGACCACCCCACCATCCGCGAGGAGATGGTCGAGTGGCGACAGGCCGACGACGCCGACCCGGCGGCGTGGGACGCACAGGCCGCCGCGATGCGGGCGTTCGAGGCCCCGCCGCTGTACGAGATCACGCTGCCCACGCTGGTTCTGCACGGCGTCGACGACGAGATCGTTCCGGCGTCGGCCGGCGAGTCCCTGGCCGCGGACCTCCCGCGAGGGGAGTACCGCGCCGTCGAGGGCGGCCACTGGGCCTTCGTCGAGGAGAGCGCCGCGGTCTCGGACGCGGTGCTTGGCTGGCTCGACGAACAGACCGACGACGCGTGA
- a CDS encoding DUF120 domain-containing protein, protein MAETTRAVGHDELATLKLLALDGAIEGERKESCSALADRLDASNQTASRRLQRLEEAEMIDRDIVGDGQLIQISEVGERALQREYADYRRIFEGAVGVDLGGIVTSGMGEGRHYITLPGYMEQFIDKLGYEPFAGTLNVDLVDESVRKRARLSAFEPVTIEGWEDDERTYGPAYCYPASVVAGDSEYEPAHVIAPERTHHGESQLEVIAPEKLRDVVGLADGDEVTVHVSEQ, encoded by the coding sequence ATGGCAGAGACAACGCGGGCCGTCGGCCACGACGAGCTGGCGACGCTGAAGTTGCTGGCCCTCGACGGCGCGATCGAAGGCGAGCGAAAGGAGTCCTGTTCGGCGCTCGCCGACCGGCTGGACGCCTCCAACCAGACCGCCTCGCGGCGGCTCCAGCGGCTGGAGGAAGCGGAGATGATCGATCGGGACATCGTCGGCGACGGACAGCTCATCCAGATCAGCGAGGTCGGCGAGCGGGCTCTCCAGCGAGAGTACGCCGACTACCGACGGATCTTCGAGGGAGCCGTCGGCGTCGATCTGGGCGGGATCGTCACCTCCGGCATGGGCGAGGGGCGACACTACATCACGCTGCCAGGGTACATGGAGCAGTTCATCGACAAGCTCGGCTACGAGCCCTTCGCCGGGACGCTCAACGTCGACCTCGTCGACGAGAGCGTCCGCAAGCGCGCTCGGCTGAGCGCCTTCGAGCCCGTCACGATCGAGGGCTGGGAGGACGACGAGCGAACGTACGGCCCGGCGTACTGCTATCCGGCCTCCGTCGTCGCCGGGGACAGCGAGTACGAGCCCGCCCACGTCATCGCCCCCGAGCGAACCCACCACGGAGAGAGCCAGCTGGAAGTGATCGCCCCGGAGAAACTCCGCGACGTGGTCGGCCTGGCCGACGGTGACGAGGTGACTGTCCATGTCTCGGAGCAGTGA
- a CDS encoding PHP domain-containing protein has product MTVADLHVHTQRSDGTLSLDEVPAAARRGGLDAVAVTDHDRLSPDLDAPVTTREGITVVHGIELRVEAGQQRLDLLGYGVSPTDALVAECERIQRNRAERGAAIVDCVEERLSVSLPIEPRPGLGRPHIARAIAEVSDYDVDGAFAHLIGDDCPCYVSREVPSFERGRELLADACGLVGLAHPLRYDDPESALALCDTLDAVEGPYPYADDPDLSAVDRAIERHDLLVTGGSDAHDDRLGLAGLDSAQWERVRDALDVSPE; this is encoded by the coding sequence ATGACTGTCGCGGACCTCCACGTCCACACGCAGCGCTCGGACGGGACGCTGTCCCTCGACGAGGTGCCGGCGGCCGCACGGCGCGGCGGCCTCGACGCCGTCGCGGTGACCGACCACGACCGGCTCTCGCCCGACCTCGACGCCCCCGTGACGACACGCGAGGGGATCACGGTCGTCCACGGGATCGAGCTCCGGGTCGAGGCCGGCCAGCAGCGTCTCGACCTGCTCGGCTACGGCGTCTCGCCGACGGACGCGCTGGTCGCCGAGTGCGAGCGCATCCAGCGAAACCGGGCCGAGCGCGGGGCGGCCATCGTCGACTGCGTCGAGGAGCGACTGTCCGTTTCGCTGCCGATCGAACCGCGGCCCGGACTGGGTCGGCCACACATCGCACGCGCGATCGCGGAAGTCAGCGACTACGACGTCGACGGCGCGTTCGCCCACCTCATCGGCGACGACTGTCCGTGTTACGTCTCCCGCGAAGTCCCCTCTTTCGAGCGGGGCCGTGAGTTACTGGCCGACGCGTGCGGACTCGTGGGGCTGGCCCATCCGCTGCGCTACGACGACCCCGAGAGCGCGCTCGCGCTCTGTGACACGCTCGACGCCGTCGAAGGTCCCTACCCCTACGCCGACGACCCCGACCTGTCTGCCGTCGACCGGGCCATCGAGCGCCACGACCTGCTGGTGACCGGGGGGAGCGACGCGCACGACGACCGGCTGGGCCTGGCCGGTCTGGACAGCGCTCAGTGGGAGCGCGTCCGGGACGCCCTGGACGTGTCGCCGGAGTGA
- a CDS encoding type 1 glutamine amidotransferase: protein MSLRIALLNAAHDGALNRRNFRRELDADLVEYDVTERELPDTFAFDGCLLTGSRASVYWEEPWIADLTSWVRDAVERDVAFLGVCFGHQLLAHALGGEVEPMDEYEIGYRTVEHDGTSELLDGVDERFTVFTTHSDRVVELPPGAEQFAANDYGIHGFQTEDVFSVQFHPEYDTETAREVTRGKDDQLSEERIQQVLDGITSENYDAACEAKRLFDNFTQYLRGRAGTGESGGVAAADD, encoded by the coding sequence ATGAGCCTCAGGATCGCCTTGCTGAACGCGGCCCACGACGGGGCGCTCAACCGCCGGAACTTCCGGCGGGAGCTAGACGCCGACCTCGTCGAGTACGACGTGACCGAACGCGAACTGCCAGACACCTTCGCGTTCGACGGCTGTCTCCTCACCGGGTCCCGCGCCTCCGTCTACTGGGAGGAGCCCTGGATCGCGGACCTGACCTCGTGGGTCCGCGACGCGGTCGAGCGCGACGTGGCGTTCCTGGGCGTCTGTTTCGGCCACCAGCTGCTCGCACACGCACTGGGCGGCGAGGTCGAGCCGATGGACGAGTACGAGATCGGCTATCGCACCGTCGAACACGACGGCACCAGCGAACTGCTCGACGGCGTCGACGAGCGGTTCACCGTCTTTACGACCCACTCCGACCGCGTCGTCGAGCTGCCACCGGGAGCCGAGCAGTTCGCCGCCAACGACTACGGCATCCACGGGTTCCAGACCGAGGACGTGTTCTCGGTGCAGTTCCACCCCGAGTACGACACCGAGACGGCCCGCGAGGTCACCCGAGGCAAGGACGATCAGCTCTCCGAAGAACGGATACAGCAGGTCCTCGACGGGATCACGTCCGAGAACTACGACGCCGCCTGCGAGGCAAAACGCCTCTTCGACAACTTCACGCAGTACCTCCGAGGGCGAGCCGGGACGGGAGAGTCCGGCGGCGTCGCGGCCGCAGACGACTGA
- a CDS encoding DUF4013 domain-containing protein yields MPYCLACGTKTDFETQTCPSCGQAVRHRIEPPGDAFPGPPEPEVPWDEGGDADSGGGDATNGAGDEESKPLAGIDDTLASGENGDGADEDAPPSTDPSGPSPFAGRWSFGVAATYPVEEDYRPLIVGGIVELLALVLPVFSLVTVGYGFRLCGAVARGQRERPAFDDYGESLVGGLQCLLVAGLYGAILAVGGGATAAVWTVDEPLGIALGVTTGVLGLYPFPASLTVYAATGELRTAFSRASTGRFATSGTYVRAWLAWIAGIVAVAVAAVLSVITLVGPVVVRAWGTYSLGVLWGYYYRQAAAEGVVPTAPDEPVR; encoded by the coding sequence ATGCCATACTGTCTGGCCTGCGGGACGAAGACGGATTTCGAGACACAGACGTGTCCGTCCTGCGGGCAGGCGGTCAGGCACCGGATCGAGCCGCCGGGAGACGCGTTCCCGGGACCGCCCGAGCCGGAGGTGCCCTGGGATGAGGGGGGCGACGCCGACTCCGGTGGGGGCGACGCCACGAACGGGGCCGGGGACGAGGAGTCGAAGCCGCTGGCGGGGATCGACGACACGCTCGCGAGCGGTGAGAACGGGGACGGGGCCGACGAAGACGCCCCGCCGTCGACGGACCCGTCGGGGCCGTCGCCCTTCGCCGGTCGCTGGTCGTTCGGCGTGGCGGCGACCTATCCGGTCGAGGAGGACTACCGGCCGCTGATCGTCGGCGGGATCGTGGAGCTGCTCGCGCTCGTGTTGCCCGTCTTCTCGCTCGTCACCGTCGGGTACGGCTTCCGTCTCTGTGGCGCGGTCGCGCGGGGCCAGCGCGAGCGGCCGGCGTTCGACGACTACGGCGAGTCGCTGGTCGGCGGGCTCCAGTGCCTGCTCGTGGCGGGGCTCTACGGGGCGATCCTGGCAGTCGGTGGGGGGGCCACAGCGGCGGTCTGGACCGTCGACGAACCGCTCGGGATCGCACTGGGCGTGACGACCGGCGTGCTGGGACTCTACCCGTTCCCGGCGTCGCTGACGGTCTACGCCGCGACCGGCGAGCTGCGAACGGCGTTCTCGCGGGCGTCGACCGGTCGGTTCGCGACCTCGGGGACGTACGTCAGAGCGTGGCTCGCCTGGATCGCCGGGATCGTCGCCGTCGCCGTCGCGGCGGTGCTGTCGGTGATCACGCTCGTCGGCCCCGTCGTCGTCCGGGCCTGGGGGACCTACTCGCTGGGAGTGCTGTGGGGGTACTACTACCGCCAGGCCGCCGCCGAGGGCGTCGTTCCGACGGCTCCCGACGAGCCCGTTCGGTGA
- a CDS encoding acyl-CoA dehydrogenase family protein: protein MLDYLDLESDLDGEERMIRDTAREFVDEHVRPEIGEWFESGTSPDHLFEAMGELDFFAPTLSWGTLPGVSPRSYGLLMQELEAGDSGVRSMASVQGALVMYPIHEFGSEAQRERWLPDLAAGDAVGCFGLTEPEHGSDPASMETTAVPDGDGYRLSGTKTWITNAPIADVAVIWCKIDDGDAETDDPVRGVLVDLDSEGVSEEQGETEPRQTDRSGGVETSEIDGKLSMRASSTGEIHLRDAWVPEDALLPGVEGMKGPLSCLTEARYGIAWGAVGAARDCFEAAREYATDREQFGGPIARFQLQQEKLAEMATRITTAQLLADRLATLKARGDLRPQQVSMAKRNNVRMAREVAQTAREMLGGNGITTDYPPMRHAANMETVYTYEGTHDIHTLILGADLTGIDAFE, encoded by the coding sequence ATGCTCGACTATCTGGACCTGGAGAGCGACCTCGACGGCGAGGAACGTATGATCCGCGACACCGCCCGCGAGTTCGTCGACGAGCACGTTCGCCCCGAGATCGGCGAGTGGTTCGAGTCCGGGACCTCGCCCGACCACCTGTTCGAGGCGATGGGCGAACTGGACTTCTTCGCGCCGACGCTGTCGTGGGGAACGCTTCCGGGAGTGAGTCCCCGCTCGTACGGCCTGCTCATGCAGGAACTGGAGGCCGGCGACTCCGGCGTGCGCTCGATGGCCAGCGTCCAGGGCGCGCTGGTGATGTATCCGATCCACGAGTTCGGAAGCGAGGCCCAGCGAGAGCGATGGCTGCCCGACCTCGCCGCGGGCGACGCCGTCGGCTGTTTCGGCCTGACAGAGCCAGAGCACGGCTCTGACCCGGCGAGCATGGAGACGACTGCGGTGCCCGACGGGGACGGCTATCGGCTCTCGGGAACGAAGACGTGGATCACGAACGCGCCGATCGCCGACGTGGCCGTGATCTGGTGCAAGATCGACGACGGGGACGCCGAGACCGACGATCCCGTTCGTGGCGTTCTCGTCGATCTGGACAGTGAGGGCGTCTCGGAGGAGCAAGGCGAGACCGAGCCTCGCCAGACCGACCGGTCTGGCGGTGTCGAGACCAGCGAGATCGACGGGAAGCTCTCGATGCGGGCCTCTTCGACCGGCGAGATCCACCTCCGGGACGCGTGGGTGCCAGAGGACGCCCTCCTGCCCGGCGTCGAGGGGATGAAAGGGCCGCTGTCCTGTCTCACCGAAGCACGCTACGGCATCGCGTGGGGCGCGGTCGGGGCCGCCCGAGACTGCTTCGAGGCGGCCCGCGAGTACGCGACCGACCGCGAGCAGTTCGGCGGCCCGATCGCCCGCTTCCAGCTCCAACAGGAGAAGCTCGCCGAGATGGCGACCCGCATTACGACCGCACAGCTGCTCGCCGACAGGCTGGCGACGCTGAAAGCACGCGGCGATCTGCGCCCCCAGCAGGTGTCGATGGCCAAGCGCAACAACGTCCGGATGGCCCGCGAGGTCGCACAGACCGCCCGCGAGATGCTGGGGGGCAACGGGATCACGACCGACTACCCGCCGATGCGCCACGCCGCAAACATGGAGACCGTCTACACCTACGAGGGGACTCACGACATCCACACGCTGATCCTCGGGGCCGATCTGACCGGCATCGACGCCTTCGAGTAG